The DNA sequence AACCAATTGGAACCTCATCTTTTTCAAAAGCAATTTGGGCTTCTTGCAGCGCCATTTTCATATAATATTCGTCGGTAAACATATTTGGAGATGTTAGGTGTTGGATGTTGGATGATGGATGATGGATGATGAGTAATGAAAAGCTAATCTTTAAAATCTATTCAAAATTGATTGATAAGGGAATTTTAAAACGATAGCGAATTGCTGTTCCATTAATGAAAGCGGGAGAAAATTTTTCTGGAAGAAGATAAAGCGCTATTTCAGCTTGTCGGTTAAAGGTGAAATTATCTCCTTCTGCTTGCACTGAACTTATAGAGCCGTCTTTTTCAACGACAAAGAGCAATTCTGTTCTCATCATTTTCTGATCAGATAAAATGGAATCTGTGTAAAACAACTCTGTAATTTGCTGTCTCATTAAATTAAATCCACCCGGATAATTGGCATTGCTGCTCAAATCTGTCTTTGTGGGATTTTCGCTGGTATTTGATGATTGCTTTGGAAGGTGAAGCCGGCTCAAGTCTTCTCTGATTTTAACTCTTACTAAGGCATTCACCAAAGCGTTATTTTGAATGCTGTCTAGCTTCTCCATAAACTCCTGGAAATCTTTTTTAACGTTGATTTTAGCGGTATAATCAACTTCGTTATCAAATCGGTTTTTGAATTCTTTGTTCAACATGAAACGTTGATTATCAAAATAGTTTTTCACCACTTTAAATTCTTCGTTTTGCTGAGCAAAAGAAAAAGTGAGGATGAACAGAAAAGATAAACTGACTAGTTTTTTGAGCACAATATTGTGTTTTGGAAAGTAAAAATAATTAAAAAAACCGAGAAGATTGAAACTAAATTTAGAAACGGCGTTTCAACTAAGACTGACCCTTTAATAAAATTCCCATCTGCAGCCCGGCTTGAGTGGAGCTCATTTTTTTTAGTGGGAAAAGGTCGGCAAAAAAAATAGCGGGAACGGAAGACGGATTAAGCTGCCCAAATAAAAAAAGCTGATTAGGATATACAAAAAGTCCCGCTCATTGCTGAACGGGACTTTGATATAAATAAGTTTAGATTTACTCTGCACTTGTTTCTTCTGTAGCTGGAACATCTTCTTCTGGAGTTTCTTCTTCATCTTCGTCATCAATTGCCACACCACCTTTGGCTGCAGTTCTTGACATTTTAACAGCAACTACTACTGCATTCGCTGGATGTACGAAAGTAAATCCTTCTGTTTTGATATCACCAACGTAAAGTTTACCACCAATTTTAAGTGGAGTAACATCTACTACGATTTCGTCTGGCAAGTTTCCTGGGATCGCTTTTACTTTCAATTTTCTGAAAGATTGTCTCATTGCACCACCGGCAACAACACCTTTTGAACGTCCTGTAAGTCTTACTGGAACTTCCATCACTACAGGTTTGTCATCTGACAACTGATAGAAATCAGCGTGTAAGATTTTGTCTGTTAATGGGTGGAATTGGATGTCTTGAAGTACGGCAGGAATAGTTTTTCCGTCAACTTCAATAGATACCGTGTGTGCTTCAGGAGTATATACCAAACCTTTGAAAGATTTTTCTGTAGCAGAAAAATTTAAAGTTTCGGCACCTCCGTAAACAACACAAGGAACTAATTCAGCATCACGTAAAGCTTTAGTAGACTTCTTGCCCACGCTTTCTCTTTTTGTACCTTGAATTGTAATTGATTTCATTATAATATATTAAAAAATTTTAAGGATGCAAAGATATAAATTATTATTTTAAATAATGAATTTATCGCTTATTGATTTGTTCTCGTGAACCATTTTCATCACATCTGCAAAGAGTTGTGCACAAGACAACACTTTAATTTTTGATGACAATTCGGTTTTGATTGGAATAGTATCAGTTACAATAACTTCTGAAAGTTTTGAATTCTGAATGTTTTCATACGCTTTTCCTGAAAGTACTCCGTGTGTTGCCATTGCACGAACACTTTTCGCTCCGTTAGCCATCAGAATGTCAGCTGCTTTGCAAA is a window from the Kaistella flava (ex Peng et al. 2021) genome containing:
- a CDS encoding 50S ribosomal protein L25/general stress protein Ctc; translated protein: MKSITIQGTKRESVGKKSTKALRDAELVPCVVYGGAETLNFSATEKSFKGLVYTPEAHTVSIEVDGKTIPAVLQDIQFHPLTDKILHADFYQLSDDKPVVMEVPVRLTGRSKGVVAGGAMRQSFRKLKVKAIPGNLPDEIVVDVTPLKIGGKLYVGDIKTEGFTFVHPANAVVVAVKMSRTAAKGGVAIDDEDEEETPEEDVPATEETSAE